One Chloroflexota bacterium DNA segment encodes these proteins:
- a CDS encoding response regulator transcription factor, translated as MSDRILVIEDEPKIADMIRRGLIYEGYTVDIAPDGEKGLAAARDNVPDLVILDVMLPGVDGFEVARRLRAGGDVPILMLTARDAVSDKVHGLDVGADDYLTKPFVFDELNARVRALLRRHRPAEARAILRYADLSLDQNTREVKRGNRRIELTTKEFDLLELFMLHPRQVLTRDTIYERIWNYDFGGESNIIEVYIRYLRGKLEADSEPRLIQTVRGVGYALREE; from the coding sequence ATGAGTGACCGCATTCTGGTCATCGAAGATGAGCCCAAGATCGCCGATATGATCCGGCGCGGTCTCATCTATGAGGGCTACACGGTGGACATCGCGCCCGACGGCGAGAAGGGGCTGGCCGCGGCGCGCGACAACGTGCCCGATCTGGTCATTCTGGACGTCATGCTGCCCGGCGTCGACGGATTCGAGGTCGCCCGGCGGCTGCGCGCCGGCGGCGACGTGCCAATCCTCATGCTCACTGCGCGCGATGCCGTGTCGGACAAGGTGCACGGGCTGGATGTTGGCGCGGACGACTACCTGACCAAGCCGTTTGTCTTCGACGAGTTGAACGCCCGCGTGCGCGCGCTCCTGCGCCGCCACCGGCCCGCCGAGGCGCGTGCCATCCTGCGCTACGCCGACCTGTCGCTCGACCAGAACACGCGCGAGGTCAAGCGCGGCAACCGCCGCATCGAGTTGACGACCAAAGAGTTCGATCTGCTGGAACTGTTCATGCTGCACCCGCGCCAGGTGCTCACGCGCGACACGATCTACGAGCGCATCTGGAACTACGATTTCGGCGGCGAGTCGAACATCATCGAGGTGTATATCCGCTACCTGCGCGGGAAGCTCGAAGCCGACAGCGAGCCGCGCCTGATCCAGACGGTACGCGGCGTCGGCTACGCGCTGCGAGAAGAGTGA
- a CDS encoding HAMP domain-containing histidine kinase yields MRPLNGRGPRDGGPRSMSIRLRLTLWYSALLALVLAIFTILLYGFFTFRLHAEVDRELDTRRDQLEGVIQDAVRREPLLFLRTGRINIPPIDVFSSPGIVVQVMRATDGEVLVSSENAGGSPLPRDAATLDPARNGQNTYVTIAGENRVRFRLLTAPILVGGRVVGIIQVAGSLQSVERTLNLLGLSLLIGTLAALTVAALIGYGLAGSALKPIDEIARAAHAIAQTRDLEKRVRETHNADEVDRLAITFNEMLQRLENLFLTQQRFLADVSHELRTPLTIIRGNLALLFKTSAPDTQEVVRTIDGEAGRMSRLIADLLLLAQSDAGAVSMKHESVEMDTLLLDVYRQARVMAAQRDGNLKIVLGEEDQAVVDGDPDRLKQLALNLVDNAIKYTPGGEIRLSLHKQNRQVGLRVSDTGPGIPPADVPHIFERFYRVDKARTRETGGTGLGLSIVDWIAKMHGGYVQVQSEPGKGSVFTLWLPEKGNGTNGTPPASQKQ; encoded by the coding sequence ATGCGCCCGTTGAACGGGCGCGGGCCGCGCGACGGCGGGCCGCGCTCGATGTCCATCCGGCTGCGGCTGACGCTCTGGTACAGCGCCCTGCTGGCGCTGGTGCTCGCGATCTTCACGATCCTGCTCTACGGCTTTTTCACCTTCCGCCTGCACGCCGAGGTGGACCGCGAGCTCGACACGCGCCGCGACCAGTTGGAGGGCGTTATTCAGGACGCCGTGCGCCGCGAGCCGCTGCTGTTCCTGCGCACCGGCCGTATCAACATCCCCCCGATTGATGTGTTCTCGTCGCCCGGCATTGTCGTGCAGGTTATGCGCGCCACCGACGGTGAGGTACTGGTGTCGTCGGAAAACGCCGGCGGCTCCCCGCTGCCGCGCGATGCCGCAACCCTGGACCCCGCGCGCAACGGGCAGAACACCTACGTGACGATTGCCGGCGAGAACCGTGTGCGCTTCCGCCTGCTCACTGCGCCGATCCTGGTTGGCGGCCGCGTGGTCGGCATTATCCAGGTGGCCGGCTCGCTGCAGAGCGTGGAGCGGACGCTCAACCTGCTCGGGCTATCGCTGCTGATCGGCACGCTGGCGGCCCTCACCGTGGCCGCGCTGATCGGATACGGCCTGGCTGGTTCGGCGCTTAAGCCGATCGACGAGATCGCCCGCGCCGCGCACGCCATCGCGCAGACGCGCGACCTCGAAAAGCGCGTGCGCGAGACGCACAACGCCGACGAGGTCGACCGCCTGGCGATCACGTTCAACGAGATGCTCCAGCGCCTCGAGAACCTGTTCCTGACCCAGCAGCGCTTTCTGGCCGACGTATCGCACGAACTGCGCACGCCGCTGACGATCATTCGCGGCAATCTGGCGCTGCTGTTCAAGACGAGCGCGCCCGACACGCAGGAGGTCGTGCGCACGATCGACGGCGAGGCCGGGCGCATGTCGCGCCTGATCGCGGACCTGCTGCTGCTGGCGCAAAGCGATGCCGGGGCCGTGTCGATGAAGCATGAGTCGGTCGAGATGGACACGCTCCTGCTCGATGTGTACCGCCAGGCGCGCGTGATGGCGGCACAGCGCGACGGCAACCTCAAGATCGTGCTCGGCGAGGAAGACCAGGCGGTTGTCGACGGCGACCCGGACCGGCTGAAGCAACTGGCGCTCAACCTGGTGGACAACGCGATCAAGTACACGCCCGGCGGCGAGATTCGCCTGTCGCTGCACAAGCAGAACCGGCAGGTCGGCCTGCGCGTGAGCGACACCGGCCCGGGCATTCCGCCCGCGGACGTGCCGCACATCTTCGAGCGCTTCTACCGCGTGGACAAGGCGCGCACGCGCGAAACGGGCGGCACGGGGTTGGGTCTCTCGATCGTGGACTGGATCGCGAAGATGCACGGCGGCTACGTGCAGGTGCAGAGCGAGCCCGGCAAGGGCAGCGTGTTCACGCTCTGGCTGCCGGAAAAAGGCAACGGAACAAACGGAACTCCTCCGGCGTCTCAAAAGCAG